The sequence CACAAACTCATAAAAATTTTGCAGGCTTACTCTTTGTATTGAAGGGTCAATGTTGCTCTATACTGAAACGGTATTTCCATGAGAGCAGCAAGAGCAAAAGCTGATTCCTTCTTAGCCTCGTCTGTCTCCTCTGACGTTATTTTTGTGAAGTTGACAAACTGCAAATAACATTTATGCATTATAAGAAAACTCTATCAAGTACAGCAGAAGATCAACAGTTGATAACTGAAACTATTGTTAGTTCTTGTATTGATCAATACCTGGAAATTATCAAATGCTCGTTGAGGAATGTTGTCATCAAATCCTTGCATTGCATCCCAGGGCCCGTCCCCCACACCAATTAGAATAATAGAAAGAGGATATTCACTATATCAAAACATGTTATAGGCTACACTTAAGAAGATGAGTTAAAAGTATGCAATAACTTATTACAAAACCATGTTTACCTTGCTGCAACTATAGAGTTGATAGTTTCTTGTTCTTGAGGACTAAATCTTCCATGTGGTGTATCTGGACTTCTAGTGACCTAATTCCCGAAAAAGATGATTTAACAAAAGGTGGGGAGTAATGTGTATATCTAATTTCATTAGcaagaaagaaaaaggaaatgaaCCTGTCCATCTGCAATGATAACGAGGACATGGTATTGAAAATTACTTTTCTCCACGATATCAATCGCAGCATCGATTACGGGTGCAAATGAGGTTGGACCTATTTGTCAAGTAGTGAAAAAGAGAATAAATATTATCTGTTTTCACATGGATTGGCAGGTAATATTTTTCTAAATCCACTGCAAAATATGCATATTATGTTCCAATATAAGCTAGAGATCATTGTTAATTGCCATAAATCCTAAAAGGAATATACATTAATTGTTTTGAAAGGTACATAACTAATTCAATTGGATTGATCAATCATGAGTTGCTAAAATTTGGAACTTTCACAaaagtaaataatttattatgtcGAATGCATCAGATAAAAAGTTTGACCGGATTCTCTAAACAAACATCACAGCATAGTGAATAATTAATCACCTGATAACTTTAAATATGGAAGAATTTCTTTATATCGTGCAAGAACTTCCTCAAACCCATTACAAGGTCGTTGGTCAGGGTAAAAGCTAAATACGTATCGATCATGTGTTGTAGCTGGAGACAAAAAACATGCTTCTGCTTATAAATATAGTTGCAGTACTGTATCTCTATTGCCAACAATGcagaaaaaaagaaatgaaaggaAAAACTAACCATCGCCAAATCCAAAACAAGGAATCAAATTATCCTCATCGAAGGAAGATAGAGTTCGTCCAATGATAGAAATGGCTTGCTCATATGGATTTTGTGAGGTATGAATCGCATGGAGACTTCTCCTGTTGAATGAATACTTCCCTAAAACCATGGTtaagtaaaaaattatttttttcactaACAACGCACTGAAAAAAGAAGCATCTTTTATCTGAATATCTGTCAACCTGTCCATTCATTGCTCTTCGTAAAATCAATGCCAAGAATTAAATTGGATGATTCCAGGCCAGCATCCCTTAACGCATCTATAACCTGGAAACATGGCAAGCAAATGTCATTTGAGACTTTCAAAAGAACTCTCAGGATCATAAGGCTTAGTGGAAAGTGATCATGTTCAATTTCAAGACTAGCAACGTGGAAAAAAGATCCACCTCTTTTAAAGAGTTGAAATTATCAGATATAGATGAAGGATGTGGTTTCTTTGTGTTGTTAGCATTAATTGAAGCTCCAGAATGCGTCGGATGATGATGCCGATAAGCTGTGTGTGTTGAACTTTGAGCATGTTCAGAAGACCGAGTTTGATGGCCGGTATCGACAAGgtaattttcatgcatatcCAATTGACGTGTAAAAGTTTCGTACGGTTCATCAGGTGATGATTCACTGTTACCCATTATCTCTACCTCCCTGATATCTCTGCAGTCTGCATAGATGAAATTACAAAGTCACATGATTTACATGTGAAGAGAGGCTTGATTTGTCTCAACTGGGAGTAACAAAGGTTTGACATGTCAAACAAAAAGTATTGCACCACAGCCCAATTCATCTCTTTCTATGTTCAATTATTGCATGCAACAATATGTTCTTGATTGCAAAGAAGGAACAAAGCACATGGTTGGACTAAACAGAAAACTATGAGAAGCTTAAATCCTAAATTTCTGTCTAAAATGTTTACATAAATGCTATAAGGGATCAGAAGCTGTAACTTCGCAATTGTTAGGTTTCTCAGCTGGATCTGCAGATACTGCAGTATGTACAACCACCTCAAAGGACTATAGGCAGTCCATTCGACTCCAAGGAAAGAGGTAAAAGGTTCCACCAAGAAAATTT comes from Primulina huaijiensis isolate GDHJ02 chromosome 5, ASM1229523v2, whole genome shotgun sequence and encodes:
- the LOC140976305 gene encoding E3 ubiquitin-protein ligase RGLG3-like isoform X3 yields the protein MGNSESSPDEPYETFTRQLDMHENYLVDTGHQTRSSEHAQSSTHTAYRHHHPTHSGASINANNTKKPHPSSISDNFNSLKEVIDALRDAGLESSNLILGIDFTKSNEWTGKYSFNRRSLHAIHTSQNPYEQAISIIGRTLSSFDEDNLIPCFGFGDATTHDRYVFSFYPDQRPCNGFEEVLARYKEILPYLKLSGPTSFAPVIDAAIDIVEKSNFQYHVLVIIADGQVTRSPDTPHGRFSPQEQETINSIVAASEYPLSIILIGVGDGPWDAMQGFDDNIPQRAFDNFQFVNFTKITSEETDEAKKESAFALAALMEIPFQYRATLTLQYKDKHNAGRRRQPLPPPREVIDHDNAIKSRQESKKLEPIESGPSTEQVCPICLTNPKDMAFGCGHLAKSHVLENFRRAGIVVSRYLRAPCAGIL
- the LOC140976305 gene encoding E3 ubiquitin-protein ligase RGLG3-like isoform X4 — protein: MVSIGLRATLPKYRTIKHCRDIREVEIMGNSESSPDEPYETFTRQLDMHENYLVDTGHQTRSSEHAQSSTHTAYRHHHPTHSGASINANNTKKPHPSSISDNFNSLKEVIDALRDAGLESSNLILGIDFTKSNEWTGKYSFNRRSLHAIHTSQNPYEQAISIIGRTLSSFDEDNLIPCFGFGDGPTSFAPVIDAAIDIVEKSNFQYHVLVIIADGQVTRSPDTPHGRFSPQEQETINSIVAASEYPLSIILIGVGDGPWDAMQGFDDNIPQRAFDNFQFVNFTKITSEETDEAKKESAFALAALMEIPFQYRATLTLQYKDKHNAGRRRQPLPPPREVIDHDNAIKSRQESKKLEPIESGPSTEQVCPICLTNPKDMAFGCGHLAKSHVLENFRRAGIVVSRYLRAPCAGIL
- the LOC140976305 gene encoding E3 ubiquitin-protein ligase RGLG3-like isoform X2, yielding MVSIGLRATLPKYRTIKHCRDIREVEIMGNSESSPDEPYETFTRQLDMHENYLVDTGHQTRSSEHAQSSTHTAYRHHHPTHSGASINANNTKKPHPSSISDNFNSLKEVIDALRDAGLESSNLILGIDFTKSNEWTGKYSFNRRSLHAIHTSQNPYEQAISIIGRTLSSFDEDNLIPCFGFGDATTHDRYVFSFYPDQRPCNGFEEVLARYKEILPYLKLSGPTSFAPVIDAAIDIVEKSNFQYHVLVIIADGQVTRSPDTPHGRFSPQEQETINSIVAASEYPLSIILIGVGDGPWDAMQGFDDNIPQRAFDNFQFVNFTKITSEETDEAKKESAFALAALMEIPFQYRATLTLQYKDKHNAGRRRQPLPPPREVIDHDNAIKSRQESKKLEPIESGPSTEQVCPICLTNPKDMAFGCGHLTCRDCGISLSSCPMCRDPITTRLRLFG
- the LOC140976305 gene encoding E3 ubiquitin-protein ligase RGLG3-like isoform X1 encodes the protein MVSIGLRATLPKYRTIKHCRDIREVEIMGNSESSPDEPYETFTRQLDMHENYLVDTGHQTRSSEHAQSSTHTAYRHHHPTHSGASINANNTKKPHPSSISDNFNSLKEVIDALRDAGLESSNLILGIDFTKSNEWTGKYSFNRRSLHAIHTSQNPYEQAISIIGRTLSSFDEDNLIPCFGFGDATTHDRYVFSFYPDQRPCNGFEEVLARYKEILPYLKLSGPTSFAPVIDAAIDIVEKSNFQYHVLVIIADGQVTRSPDTPHGRFSPQEQETINSIVAASEYPLSIILIGVGDGPWDAMQGFDDNIPQRAFDNFQFVNFTKITSEETDEAKKESAFALAALMEIPFQYRATLTLQYKDKHNAGRRRQPLPPPREVIDHDNAIKSRQESKKLEPIESGPSTEQVCPICLTNPKDMAFGCGHLAKSHVLENFRRAGIVVSRYLRAPCAGIL